The genomic segment TCTCGGAAGCCCGGTGCAAGAGGGTCATGCTGTTGATGTTATGGGTTCTGAGAGAAAAACAAAAACTGAGGTTGTCAACAACAAAGGATTTGAAAAAACCCATCCTGCACATCAAAAAAGAGAATTTCTACCCAAAGTGTCCGTGGATTTTGACCGACCTTCCCCCAAAGTGTCCGTGGGTCGCGGGGCCTGGGCACAGCGCCTGGTGGCTGGGGTCTGCCGGTGGTTGCCGGGCTCGGGGCAGGGTCGTTTCCACCTGCTGGGTTTGTCGTGTTCAGCGGGATTGCATTGTCATGGCTGCCGGATTGGGCCCGGTTGGAGGGTCGTTCTCGTGGCGGCTGTGGCCAAGGAAGCACAGAGGTTTTTTCCGGGGGTCGTTGTGCAGGTTCGTGAAGGGATGCTGCGCACAGGGCCGACAGGAATGGGCAGTCACCTCTGCCTGCTGCCCGTAACGCCTCCTTAACGCCTCGTCCGCCATACTCGCCCGCATGGACCATTACCGGCCTGATGGCTGCTGACCCGAACGCACGTGAGGGCCGGTCAGGCAGCCTGAAAATACTGTCGCTGGGCGGAAGAACTTCATGAAGGCCCCACGGGTTCCAATTGAATACAGCCACCTACCTTTGCCGGTCACACAGTGTTAATCTGCCTTCCATGAAGCAGACGTTCATGCAGGGCTATTCCAGCGCTCATCGGGCTTGACAGGCACCTGAACGGACCTCTCGCACACGCACTCACCCGCCCACTCTTCATCCCGCACCACCGGAGGACCCCATGACCAAGGACCCCATGACCGTCGCCGTGATCGGAACCGGATATGTCGGACTCGGCACGGCCGCACTCCTCGCGCACATCGGCCACACCGTCACCGGCATTGACATCAGCGAGGAAAAGATCAACCTGCTCCGCGCCGGACAGGTCCCCATCCACGAACCCGGCCTCGACGACCTGCTCGCCAGCGTGCAGGACCGCCTCACCTGGACCACCAGCTACGACAGCGTCCACACCGCCGACGTGATCTTCATCTGCGTCGGCACGCCCCCCGGCCCGGACGGCACACCCGACCTGCAGTACGTCGTCAGCGCCGCCGCCCGCATCGCCCCGCACCTGAACGGGCACGCGCAGGTCATCGTGAACAAGAGCACCGTGCCCATCGGCACCGGCGACTACGTGCAGCGCCTCCTCGAGGACCACGCGCCCGGCTACGACCACGAACGCCACCGGGTGGTCAGCAACCCCGAATTCCTGCGTGAAGGCACCGCGCTGCAAGACAGCCTCTACCCCGACCGCATCGTGCTGGGCGGGCACCCGGACGCCCTGCAGATCATGGCCCGCCTGTACGCCCCGCTGATCGAACAGACCTTCACGGCCCCGGCCGCCGCGCCCCGCCCGGAAACGTACACCCGCCCCACCGTCGTGAACACCACGCTGCAGAGCGCCGAGATGATCAAGTACGCCGCGAACGCCTTCCTGGCCCTCAAGATCAGTTTCGCGAACGAGATCGCCGGCCTGTGCGAACGCGTCGGCGCGGACATCGAGGAAGTC from the Deinococcus depolymerans genome contains:
- a CDS encoding UDP-glucose/GDP-mannose dehydrogenase family protein, coding for MTKDPMTVAVIGTGYVGLGTAALLAHIGHTVTGIDISEEKINLLRAGQVPIHEPGLDDLLASVQDRLTWTTSYDSVHTADVIFICVGTPPGPDGTPDLQYVVSAAARIAPHLNGHAQVIVNKSTVPIGTGDYVQRLLEDHAPGYDHERHRVVSNPEFLREGTALQDSLYPDRIVLGGHPDALQIMARLYAPLIEQTFTAPAAAPRPETYTRPTVVNTTLQSAEMIKYAANAFLALKISFANEIAGLCERVGADIEEVATGIGLDGRIGTRFLNAGAGWGGSCFGKDTAGLISAGREHGYDMPILQAAIDINTRQRQVIIDKLMRQLRTLKGKRVTVLGMAFKPDTDDLRDAPAHDLITRLHQLGATVTAHDPIAMPRAAREWTHLTYREASSVQDALHRADAVIIVTEWSDYRTLDWNAHLKGMRGRLIIDARNIIRTPIDAHVEQIGREAPVGERRALT